The genomic segment GCCAATAATTGTTCCGAACGCTCCGGTTTTGAAACTGACTATTGCAACCGCAGTATCTTCAACTTCAATGTGCCGCACTAAATGGTCTGCTTTTGCATATACAGTATCAATATCACCCATAATCCATTGCAGGATATCAATCCCATGAATTCCCTGATTCATTAATGCGCCGCCACCATCGAGTGCCCAAGTACCTCGCCAGGGAGCGGAATTATAATATTCCTGCGAGCGATAATATTTTAAATATACATCACCGAGTACCATTTTCCCTAACTCACCATTGTGCACCGCTTGCCGAACTTTTTGAAATGTTTCATACGTTCGCCACTGCAGAACGATTCCGAGTTTCACGTTCGCTTGTTCTGCGGCGTTAATCATTCGGTCTATCGCTGGTAACGTTATATCCATCGGTTTCTCACAGAGAATATGCTTTCCGGATTTCGCAGCGCTAACCGCAATCTCGCTATGGAGTCCGCTAGGAGTACAGATGCTGACAACATCAATATCCGGTCGAGTTAATAACTTATGGTAATCATCATACCATAGTGGAACATTATATTTCGTGGCAAACTGTTCTGCTTTCTCAGGTATCGTATCAGCTACGGCAATCAGTTTCGCATCTGGCGCTTTTTCAATTCCAGCGAGATGGAACACTGCCCCCATCCCGCAACCGATGATACCAAATCCTATTTCATTCATAATAACATTTCGCCGCAGATCACTCCTTATATTATCAAAAACCTCTCTGTTAACTTTCGGTTTATGCCTTAGTTATTTCTTTATGTTTATAATCAGAATTTTCTGTGTTCATCTGCGGCTAATATGGTTTTACAATGGGAGTTTGATTTCTTTCTTCGTCTTAACTGATTGATATATTGCCAAGATAATCTCAACCGACTTCCGCGCTTCCAATCCGGAGCAATATACCGGTTTATTTTCCAGCACCGCATCAATTATATTCTGGACTCCGCGTTCATGACCGAGTGTAGCAATCGCTGCGGGGTCAGAGGTACCACCGACTTTAACAGATTCACCTTGCGGGGTTACATCCTGCGGTTTACCATCCGAACCGAGAATAACCCATTTTTTTATGGTTTGTTCCTGGAGAATAATTGTTCCGAGATCGCCATGAAACTCCAATCGGGTCTCTTCTCCCGGATAAACTGACGTTGTGCCTTCAATCACACCAAACGCTCCGTTTTTATAGGTTAACACGGCTACCGCAGTATCTTCAACCTTAATATTACGAACCAGATGGTCAGCTTTCGCATATACGGTCGCAACATCACCCATAATCCATAGCAACAAATCAATTCCATGAACGCCTTGATTCATTAGGGCACCGCCACCATCAAGTTCCCAAGTACCGCGCCAGCCAGCAGAATCATAATACGCTTGTGACCGATAATATTTCAAATACGCATCTCCCAATACCATCTTTCCCAATCCACCGGATTGGACGGTTTGTCGAACCTGTTGAGAAGTTTCATACGTCCGCCGTTGGAACATTACCCCGAGCTTAACATTTTTCTGTTCTACCACATCTAGCATTTTATCAATTGCCGGTAACGTTATATCAATCGGTTTCTCACATAAAATATGTTTACCAGCTTTAGCCGCTTCAATTGCTATTTCGCTATGCAATCCGCTGGGAGTACAAATGCTGACAATATCAATATCCGGCCGTTTTAAGAGTTCTTTATAGTCGGTGTACCATGCTGGGATGTTATTATCTTTAGCGAATTTTTCAGCTTTTTCAGGAATAATGTCGCAGACTGCAACCATTTTCGCTCCTTTCGCTTTATTTACACCGAGCAGATGAAACGGCGCAATAACTCCGCAGCCAATGATTCCATACCCTAGTTCTGGCATAATTACTACCCCCTATAAAAATTAAATCCGAATATCGAAATTCGAAATCCATAACAATCAGGCAATAATAAAAATATCACATAAAAAGATTTTGTTATTATTGCAAGTTATCTTTTATTTCGATATGCGATATTCGAATTTTTGATTTGGTTTTAAACCAATCCAGTAACTGCTAATAATATCGGCGCAACTGAACCATCAGTCGCTACGAAATCGATGGTGCTGATTTCTTTTTCCGGATAAGGATTCCACCAGATATATGACCGAATAGTTATACGTTTCCCATCACGCAGTTTTCCTTTCCACGCTACACTCAGTTGTGGCGGAGAAACGTTATCTAGCCAAGAATGAATATTAATCCCATATTTCAAATCTACAAAGGATTTTGTACCATCTTGATAATTGATAATGTACTGTCCGA from the bacterium genome contains:
- a CDS encoding Gfo/Idh/MocA family oxidoreductase — encoded protein: MNEIGFGIIGCGMGAVFHLAGIEKAPDAKLIAVADTIPEKAEQFATKYNVPLWYDDYHKLLTRPDIDVVSICTPSGLHSEIAVSAAKSGKHILCEKPMDITLPAIDRMINAAEQANVKLGIVLQWRTYETFQKVRQAVHNGELGKMVLGDVYLKYYRSQEYYNSAPWRGTWALDGGGALMNQGIHGIDILQWIMGDIDTVYAKADHLVRHIEVEDTAVAIVSFKTGAFGTIIGTTSTYPAQIPQLALHGALGTIIIEEHCIKRWVVQGENGNPNEITQTSQDMRIGGIADPSAIATLGHERIIQNMLDAIRYNKPLYCSGVEGRKSVEIILATYQSAKTGKEVKLPL
- a CDS encoding Gfo/Idh/MocA family oxidoreductase; this translates as MPELGYGIIGCGVIAPFHLLGVNKAKGAKMVAVCDIIPEKAEKFAKDNNIPAWYTDYKELLKRPDIDIVSICTPSGLHSEIAIEAAKAGKHILCEKPIDITLPAIDKMLDVVEQKNVKLGVMFQRRTYETSQQVRQTVQSGGLGKMVLGDAYLKYYRSQAYYDSAGWRGTWELDGGGALMNQGVHGIDLLLWIMGDVATVYAKADHLVRNIKVEDTAVAVLTYKNGAFGVIEGTTSVYPGEETRLEFHGDLGTIILQEQTIKKWVILGSDGKPQDVTPQGESVKVGGTSDPAAIATLGHERGVQNIIDAVLENKPVYCSGLEARKSVEIILAIYQSVKTKKEIKLPL